Proteins from one Malassezia vespertilionis chromosome 2, complete sequence genomic window:
- the CCT3 gene encoding T-complex protein 1 subunit gamma (COG:O; EggNog:ENOG503NV7S), protein MAGQQPVFVVNAAPERQSGHKAQMSNISAAKTVADVIRTCLGPRAMLKMILDPMGGILLTNDGHAILREIEVAHPAAKSMIDLSRTQDEEVGDGTTSVIILAGEVLAHSLPLLERGMHPVVIISAFKKALARALQIIESISVPVNVDDDVEMLALIRTAIGTKFVQRWSDLMCRLALKAVRTVACTESVGNSTVDIKRYARVEKIPGGEIEDSRVLDGVLLNKDVTHPKMRRRIENPRILLLDCSLEYKKGESQTNIEITREEDWSKVLEMEEAQIKQLSDKILSFKPDLVITEKGVSDLAQHYLMKANVSCIRRVRKSDNNRIARATGAQIVNRVEDLRESDLGTRCGLFQVEKIGDDYFTFLDKCKEPKACTILLRGPSKDILNEIDRNLADAMSVARNMVFNPMLVPGGGATEMAISVGLSQYAVQSLEGVQVSAVHAVAEAMEVIPRTLIQNCGGNTIKTLTLLRAKQANGEHSYGVDGCEGKVVDMKQYGLYESASVKIQTLKTAIESASLLLRVDDVLSAKRAAESAGQPQSMASAGEDAMPSTA, encoded by the coding sequence ATGGCCGGCCAACAACCCGTGTTCGTTGTGAATGCAGCGCCTGAGCGACAGTCTGGGCACAAGGCGCAGATGTCCAACATTAGCGCGGCCAAGACGGTCGCGGATGTGATCCGCACATGTCTCGGCCCCCGCGCAATGCTCAAGATGATCCTCGACCCGATGGGTGGCATCTTGCTGACAAACGATGGCCACGCCATCCTGCGCGAGATTGAAGTGGCGCACCCTGCGGCGAAGAGCATGATTGATTTGAGTCGCACGCAGGATGAAGAGGTGGGCGACGGGACGACGAGTGTGATTATCCTCGCCGGAGAGGTGCTCGCGCATTCCTTGCCGCTGTTGGAGCGTGGAATGCACCCCGTGGTGATCATCTCGGCGTTCAAAAAAGCACTCGCACGCGCACTGCAGATTATCGAGTCCATCTCGGTCCCTGTCAACGTAGACGATGACGTGGAGATGCTCGCGCTGATCCGCACCGCGATCGGCACCAAGttcgtgcagcgctggtcGGACCTCATGTGCCGTCTGGCGCTCAAAGCTGTGCGCACTGTTGCATGCACGGAGAGCGTGGGAAACTCGACTGTCGACATTAAGCGGtatgcgcgcgtggaaaagATTCCCGGCGGCGAGATCGAAGACAGCCGCGTGCTCGACGGTGTGCTGCTCAACAAAGACGTGACGCATCccaagatgcgccgccggatTGAGAATCCTCGCATCCTTTTGCTCGACTGCTCCCTTGAGTACAAGAAAGGCGAATCGCAGACGAATATTGAAATCACCCGCGAGGAGGACTGGAGCAAGGTGCTCGAGATGGAGGAGGCGCAGATCAAGCAGCTCTCCGACAAGATCCTCTCGTTTAAGCCCGACCTTGTCATCACAGAAAAAGGCGTCTCGgaccttgcgcagcactaCCTCATGAAGGCCAACGTTTCGTGCATtcgccgcgtgcgcaagtcgGACAACAATcgcatcgcacgcgccaCAGGCGCACAGATTGTGAACCGCGTCGAGGACTTGCGCGAGAGCGACTTGGGCACTCGCTGCGGCCTGTTCCAGGTAGAAAAGATCGGGGACGATTACTTCACCTTTTTGGACAAGTGCAAAGAACCGAAAGCTTGCACCATTCTCCTGCGCGGCCCGTCCAAAGATATTTTAAACGAAATTGACCGCAACTTGGCCGACGCCATGTCCGTTGCGCGCAATATGGTATTCAACCCGATGCTCGTGCCTGGCGGCGGTGCGACGGAAATGGCCATCTCGGTTGGCCTCAGTCAATACGCCGTGCAGAGCCTCGAAGGCGTCCAGGTcagcgcagtgcacgccGTGGCCGAAGCCATGGAAGTAATTCCCCGCACGCTTATCCAGAACTGCGGCGGGAACACAATCAAGACGCTCacactgctgcgcgcaaaacagGCGAATGGAGAGCACTCGTACGGCGTCGATGGCTGCGAAGGCAAGGTCGTGGACATGAAGCAGTACGGTCTCTATGAGAGCGCCAGTGTCAAGATTCAAACGCTCAAGACTGCCATCGAGTCTGCCTCGCTCCTCCTTCGCGTAGACGATGTTCTGTCTGCAAAAAGGGCCGCTGAATCTGCCGGCCAGCCGCAGAGCATGGCATCCGCCGGCGAGGATgcaatgccgagcacggcgtAG
- the RPT2 gene encoding ATPase of 26S proteasome regulatory subunit 4 (EggNog:ENOG503NUR9; COG:O) produces MGQVPSGAGPGRGQQKNGKDGKKKEKKWEQPLPTRIGKKKKKHSDAAAKLPAVFPTTRCRLKLLKLERIKDHLLLEEEFVMNQDRLKPKDDRDAEERTRVDDLRGSPMAVGSLEEIIDDEHAIVSSATGPEYYVSIMSFVDKDLLEPGCSVLLHHKTMSIVGVLSDDTDPMVSVMKLDKAPSESYADVGGLDTQIQEIKESVELPLTHPELYEEMGIHPPKGVILYGVPGTGKTLLAKAVANQTSATFLRVVGSELIQKYLGDGPKLVRELFRLADEHAPSIVFIDEIDAVGSKRYDSSSGGEREIQRTLLELLNQLDGFDSRHDVKVIMATNKIESLDPALIRPGRIDRKIEFPLPDQKTKMHIFRLHTSRMNLDEDVNLEEFVAMKDDLSGADIKSLATEAGLLALRERRMRVTKKDFSTARERVIDRKNEGTPEGLYL; encoded by the exons ATG GGACAAGTGCCTAGCGGTGCTGGACCTGGCCGTGGCCAGCAAAAAAATGGCAAGGATGGCAAG AAAAAAGAGAAGAAGTGGGAGCagccgctgccgacgcggatcggcaagaagaagaagaagcaTTCGGATGCGGCGGCCAAGCTGCCCGCCGTCTTTCCTACCACGCGGTGCCGCCTGAAACTGCTgaagctcgagcgcatcaaggACCACCTTTTGCTCGAGGAAGAGTTTGTGATGAACCAGGACCGCCTGAAACCCAAAGACGACCGCGatgccgaggagcgcacgcgtgtGGATGACTTGCGCGGCAGTCCGATGGCTGTCGGATCCCTCGAGGAGATCATTGACGACGAGCATGCTATAGTGAGCAGTGCGACGGGCCCCGAGTACTACGTCAGCATCATGAGCTTCGTCGACAAGGATTTGCTCGAGCCGGGGTGCAGTGTCCTGCTGCACCACAAGACCATGTCGATTGTCGGCGTGCTCTCTGACGATACGGATCCTATGGTATCGGTCATGAAGCTCGACAAGGCGCCGTCGGAAAGCTATGCCGACGTCGGCGGCCTCGACACCCAGATCCAGGAAATCAAAGAGTCGGTCGAACTCCCCCTCACACACCCCGAGCTGTACGAGGAGATGGGAATCCATCCCCCCAAGGGTGTTATTTTATACGGTGTGCCGGGCAcgggcaagacgctgctcgccaaggcggTCGCGAATCAGACCTCGGCGACCTTCCTCCGTGTGGTCGGATCGGAACTGATCCAAAAGTATTTAGGCGACGGGCCAAAGCTAGTCCGTGAGCTGTTCCGGCTCGCGGATGAGCACGCGCCAAGTATCGTGTTCATCGACGAGATTGACGCTGTAGGATCCAAGCGCTACGACTCGAGTTccggcggcgagcgcgagattCAGCGCACgttgctcgagctgctcaacCAGCTGGATGGATTCGATAGCCGCCACGATGTCAAGGTGATCATGGCGACCAACAAGATTGAGAGCCTCGATCCAGCGCTGATCCGCCCAGGCCGTATCGACCGAAAAATCGAGTTTCCTTTGCCAGACCAAAAGACCAAGATGCACATCTTCCGCCTGCACACCAGCCGCATGAACCTCGACGAGGATGTAAACTTGGAAGAGTTTGTCGCTATGAAGGACGACttgagcggcgcggatATCAAGAGTCTCGCCACCGAGGCGGggctgcttgcgctgcgcgaacgTCGGATGCGCGTCACGAAAAAGGACTTTAgcaccgcgcgcgagcgcgtgaTTGACCGCAAGAACGAGGGGACACCCGAGGGTCTCTACTTGTAG
- a CDS encoding P-type H(+)-exporting transporter (EggNog:ENOG503NUFA; COG:P; TransMembrane:10 (i189-211o217-236i403-426o438-469i801-822o828-850i862-883o903-923i935-954o974-997i)) gives MSNYVNGQTDLPPPIVAADTAYTQDTPFTQPSHYDSAQYQTNSGQESAPYSQYQAYDHHGGADAQYAEQRYDTQQPTHSSQPQDEMEPEVSADDEYGTVLHWIRSQKRGGDDEMGANDVKVVKKRNWLMPWKVREVRVNKNGEEETVAMKVPESWLETDVFQGLSDDEVARRRNVFGFNELESPHENMFLKFIGFFRGPILYVMELAVALAGGLRDWIDFGVIIGILMLNAFVGWYQEKQAGDIVAQLKAGIALKATVVRNGHEEEIEARNIVPGDIVVVEDGMTVPCDGRTLASYDDKDLSEATAIRKRMEETMHNEADVEDEDAGVDKGPAIVACDQSAITGESLAVDKHVGDTVFYTTGCKRGKAFVLCTESAKQSFVGRTAALVSGDSGTGHFQKVMSLIGTTLLVLVIVFVLIVWFAGFFRGVQIARPKENNLLIYTLIFLIIGVPVGLPCVTTTTLAVGAAYLAKREAIVQKLTAIESLAGVDVLCSDKTGTLTANKLSIHEPFTSPGVDVNFMMAVAALASSHNVKSLDPIDKVTLATLKDYPGAQEELGSGWVTKRFTPFDPVSKRITAEVSKDGKEYVAAKGAPNAILKLCSPPKEQSDEYRKVAGDFALRGFRSLGVAICEDNKWKLLGLLPMFDPPRADTAATIAEAQSLGVSVKMLTGDAVAIAKETCKMLALGTKVYDSQRLIGSGGMTGSAIHDFVEAADGFAEVFPEHKYQVVEILQHRGHLTAMTGDGVNDAPSLKKADCGIAVEGASDAARSAADVVFLDEGLSTIITSIKVARQIFHRMKAYIQYRISLCIHLEIYLLLTIIILNEAIHAKLIVFIALFADVATIAIAYDNAPHARLPVEWELPKIWIISIVLGIILAGGTWITRGTMFLNNGGIIQNFGNIEEIIYLEVALTENWLIFVTRLGGGESDITLPSWQLVGAVGVVDIIATLFCLFGWLSDAEHRNPITAPHGGWTDIVTVVRVWAFSFGVFIVCLLVYYVMNRIPWLNNLGRRVRSRKNEQMEDFFANLQRLTLVHEKDANDKDVYEFQTRLDIEDE, from the coding sequence ATGTCGAATTACGTGAACGGGCAGACGGATCTGCCGCCTCCGATCGTGGCGGCGGATACTGCTTATACTCAAGACACGCCTTTTACACAACCTTCCCATTATGACAGCGCTCAATACCAGACGAACTCTGGTCAGGAGAGCGCGCCGTACTCCCAATATCAGGCGTATGACCACCATGGTGGTGCTGATGCTCAGTACGCTGAGCAGCGTTACGATACGCAACAGCCGACGCACTCTTCCCAGCCGCAGGATGAGATGGAGCCTGAAGTGTCTGCTGACGATGAGTACGGCACTGTATTGCACTGGATTCGCTCCCagaagcgcggcggtgATGACGAAATGGGAGCAAACGATGTCAAGGTTGTCAAGAAGCGCAACTGGCTTATGCCCTGGAAGGTTCGCGAGGTTCGCGTGAACAAGAACGGGGAAGAGGAGACAGTGGCGATGAAGGTCCCCGAGTCGTGGTTAGAGACGGACGTGTTCCAGGGTCTTAGCGACGACGAGGTTGCACGTCGTCGCAATGTCTTTGGCTTTAACGAGCTCGAGAGCCCTCACGAAAACATGTTCCTCAAGTTTATTGGTTTCTTCCGCGGTCCGATTCTCTACGTCATGGAGCTTGCTGTTGCTCTTGCCGGTGGTCTGCGTGACTGGATTGATTTTGGTGTGATTATTGGTATTTTGATGCTCAACGCTTTTGTCGGTTGGTATCAAGAAAAGCAGGCTGGCGACATTGTTGCCCAGCTCAAGGCCGGTATCGCGCTCAAGGCCACTGTTGTACGCAATGGCCACGAAGAGGAAATTGAGGCACGTAACATTGTCCCAGGTGACATTGTTGTGGTTGAGGATGGTATGACTGTTCCTTGCGACGGTCGCACTCTTGCCTCGTACGATGACAAGGATCTTTCCGAGGCTACTGCCATTCGCAAGCGCATGGAAGAAACGATGCACAATGAGGCCGATGTGGAAGATGAAGACGCGGGTGTCGATAAGGGCCCTGCGATTGTCGCCTGTGACCAGTCCGCCATTACTGGTGAGTCGCTTGCCGTTGACAAGCACGTTGGTGACACTGTGTTTTACACCACTGGTTGCAAGCGTGGAAAGGCGTTTGTCCTCTGTACCGAGAGTGCTAAGCAGTCGTTTGTCGGTCGGACTGCTGCCCTTGTCTCTGGCGACAGCGGCACGGGTCATTTCCAGAAGGTCATGTCTCTGATTGGCACCACCTTGCTCGTTCTCGTCATTGTCTTTGTGCTTATTGTTTGGTTCGCTGGCTTTttccgcggcgtgcagatTGCGCGCCCTAAGGAGAACAATTTGCTTATCTACACGCTTATCTTCCTCATTATTGGTGTGCCCGTCGGTCTCCCTTGTGTTACCACCACCACTCTTGCTGTCGGTGCCGCTTAcctggccaagcgcgaagCGATTGTCCAGAAGCTCACTGCTATCGAGTCGCTCGCCGGTGTCGATGTGCTCTGCTCGGACAAGACGGGTACCCTCACTGCGAACAAGCTGTCCATCCACGAACCCTTTACCTCGCCCGGTGTTGATGTCAACTTTATGATGGCGGTTGCTGCCCTCGCCTCGTCGCACAATGTCAAGTCGCTCGACCCCATTGACAAGGTTACTCTTGCCACGCTCAAGGACTACCCTGGCGCCCAGGAGGAGCTTGGCTCTGGTTGGGTTACCAAGCGTTTCACTCCGTTTGACCCTGTCTCGAAGCGTATCACTGCCGAAGTCTCGAAGGATGGCAAGGAGTACGTTGCCGCCAAGGGTGCGCCCAATGCGATTCTCAAGCTCTGCAGCCCTCCCAAGGAGCAGTCTGATGAGTACCGCAAGGTTGCTGGTGACTTTGCCCTGCGTGGTTTCCGTTCGCTCGGTGTTGCGATTTGCGAAGATAATAAGTGGAAGCTCTTGGGTCTTCTCCCCATGTTTGACCCTCCCCGTGCTGACACTGCCGCCACCATTGCCGAGGCTCAGAGCCTTGGTGTGAGTGTCAAGATGCTTACTGGTGACGCCGTCGCTATTGCCAAGGAGACTTGCAagatgcttgcgcttggtaCCAAGGTGTACGACTCGCAGCGTCTGATTGGCTCTGGTGGTATGACTGGCTCTGCCATCCACGACTTTGTCGAGGCTGCGGATGGTTTCGCTGAAGTGTTCCCCGAGCACAAGTACCAGGTCGTCGAGATTCTCCAGCACCGTGGCCATCTTACTGCCATGACTGGTGACGGTGTCAATGACGCCCCGTCGCTCAAGAAGGCTGATTGTGGTATTGCCGTCGAGGGTGCCTCGGATGCTGCCCGCTCCGCCGCCGATGTTGTTTTCCTCGATGAAGGTCTCTCTACCATTATCACTTCGATCAAGGTTGCCCGCCAGATTTTCCACCGTATGAAGGCCTACATTCAGTACCGTATCTCTCTTTGTATCCACTTGGAGATTTACCTGCTCTTGACGATTATCATTTTGAACGAGGCCATCCACGCCAAGCTCATTGTGTTTATTGCCCTCTTTGCCGATGTTGCCACGATTGCGATTGCCTACGACAATGCTCCCCACGCCCGTCTTCCTGTCGAGTGGGAGCTGCCCAAGATCTGGATCATTTCCATTGTGCTCGGTATTATTCTTGCTGGTGGTACTTGGATTACCCGTGGTACCATGTTTTTGAACAATGGCGGTATTATCCAAAACTTTGGTAACATTGAGGAGATTATCTACCTTGAGGTTGCCCTCACCGAAAACTGGCTCATCTTTGTCACCCGTCTTGGTGGTGGCGAGTCTGACATCACCCTTCCCTCCTGGCagctcgtcggcgccgtTGGTGTCGTTGACATTATCGCCACGCTGTTTTGTCTGTTTGGCTGGCTCTCTGACGCGGAGCACCGCAACCCGATTACTGCTCCCCACGGTGGCTGGACCGATATTGTGACGGTTGTCCGTGTCTGGGCCTTCTCCTTTGGTGTCTTTATCGTCTGCCTGCTTGTCTACTATGTCATGAACCGTATCCCCTGGCTCAACAACCTCGGCCGCCGCGTCCGCTCTAGGAAGAACGAGCAGATGGAGGACTTCTTTGCGAACCTTCAGCGTCTCACGCTTGTCCACGAGAAGGATGCCAATGACAAGGACGTGTACGAGTTCCAAACCCGTCTCGACATCGAAGACGAGTAA
- a CDS encoding uncharacterized protein (EggNog:ENOG503Q54I; TransMembrane:1 (o334-352i)) — translation MKTNDKLAKHVVIVVHGSLRDGDSYWSLMNDIFADLIKQGDARVDRNLIIVAPEFFSAEQNEGQYSSKQLAWPDLNLWQPGEASSRPKGLNISSYEAIEKLVDHFDNSSQYPQMKNITLVGHSGGGQLVNRYATLARKLPQNTHMRFIVADPSSSLYFTEDRAVTDKNIVDKAKCPLYNSYRYGFDNLTIPIYGGQSAQTGFKNYVTRDIVHLNGLLDTEVNGDQQCMAILQGGTQRISRNFSWWKYLNLIAGTGEDMRFFPGNFTNVPNWKHLYSGDFTPRLSIVANASHDVDQVFNSAIGNSALFDTDVLPGWRPEKPGQSTDSFPSAAIRAQVRFALFIPLVALTSIFLR, via the coding sequence ATGAAAACCAACGACAAGCTCGCCAAACACGTGGTGATTGTCGTTCATGGCAgtctgcgcgacggcgattCATACTGGTCGCTCATGAACGACATATTTGCCGACTTAATAAAGcaaggcgatgcgcgagtTGACCGCAACTTGATCATTGTCGCGCCTGAGTTCTTTTCAGCGGAACAGAACGAGGGTCAGTACAGTTCAAAACAGCTTGCGTGGCCCGACTTGAACTTATGGCAGCCTGGCGAGGCTTCCTCCCGACCTAAAGGCTTAAACATCTCTTCATACGAAGCCATTGAGAAACTAGTCGACCACTTTGACAATTCATCGCAGTACCCACAGATGAAAAACATTACTCTCGTTGGACACAGCGGCGGTGGCCAGCTGGTGAATCGGTATGCGACCCTTGCCAGGAAATTGCCGCAGAACACGCACATGCGCTTTATCGTTGCGGACCCAAGCTCCTCGCTTTACTTCACGGAAGACAGGGCGGTGACAGACAAAAATATTGTGGACAAGGCGAAGTGTCCCCTATACAATTCCTATCGATACGGATTTGACAACCTCACTATTCCCATCTACGGCGGCCAATCTGCTCAGACCGGCTTCAAAAATTACGTCACCCGCGACATTGTGCATCTTAACGGCCTTCTGGATACGGAAGTGAATGGGGACCAACAGTGCATGGCGATCCTGCAAGGCGGCACTCAGCGAATCTCGCGCAATTTTAGCTGGTGGAAGTACCTGAATCTCATTGCTGGCACCGGCGAGGACATGAGATTCTTCCCTGGAAATTTTACAAACGTACCCAACTGGAAACATCTCTACTCGGGCGACTTTACGCCGCGCCTCTCGATTGTGGCTAATGCATCGCACGACGTCGATCAGGTGTTTAACAGTGCCATAGGCAACTCTGCCCTCTTTGACACCGATGTCCTGCCCGGCTGGCGCCCCGAGAAGCCCGGCCAAAGCACCGACAGTTTCCCCAGTGCGGCCATTCGTGCTCAAgtgcgctttgcgctctTTATCCCGCTTGTCGCACTCACCAGCATATTTTTGCGTTAA
- a CDS encoding uncharacterized protein (EggNog:ENOG503P317): MQEDGAHRPPIFPAISDACLQHLFPDTSIGTSVAGCVRAALTEMELSYQLDPCLLNEKSDTNRGYWALADFVRRGCAAPRERDRRAAPAEHVPSEAPRAETVRPVLVQRAKTYAVHDVYAAIDKMDLDTIMAIRDKEFVLLLGGSDDVREKRTPLEHAISLGPRYERMSLFLAGSMSRFVNHLPEDRPLDNAQQAALHKVRTNLKLAIDHSLDKEQTGLLASYLQILVMSQGIAWIEKNVKAVERELHACFYATQGALLPQPTAAARDTVSYFLTHNLRTRCRTEHLVIATMDDYIANAASDLVLLALWDLVRGTRAPLPLYAFARDDRITGMFLDAVRDPTTRPHGPAGHAALRFAEAQDAHLRRHSATERFQLLEKICRQGAGSWEAGEVLV, encoded by the coding sequence ATGCAGGAAGACGGGGCGCATCGGCCCCCTATATTCCCTGCAATCTCCGATGCGTGCCTGCAGCACCTCTTTCCGGACACGAGTATCGGCACAAGCGTCGCTGGCTgtgtgcgtgcggcactgACTGAGATGGAACTGTCCTACCAACTCGATCCGTGCCTCTTGAACGAGAAGAGCGATACAAACCGCGGCTACTGGGCACTTGCCGACTTTGTGCGCCGtggctgcgccgcgccgcgcgaaagaGACAGGCGTGCGGCGCCCGCGGAGCATGTGCCGAGCGAGGCGCCACGCGCAGAAACAGTGCGCCCAGTTTTGGTTCAGCGTGCCAAAACGTATGCCGTGCACGATGTGTACGCCGCGATCGATAAAATGGACTTGGACACGATAATGGCGATCCGCGATAAAGAGtttgtgctgctgcttggcggAAGCGATGATGTGCGTGAGAAACGGACGCCGCTGGAGCACGCCATCAGCCTCGGGCCGCGGTACGAGCGCATGAGTCTCTTTTTGGCGGGCTCCATGTCGCGCTTTGTGAATCACCTGCCCGAGGACCGACCGCTCGAcaatgcacagcaagcggcgctgcacaaggtgCGCACGAACCTCAAGCTTGCCATCGACCACAGCCTCGATAAGGAGCAAACGGGACTCCTCGCATCTTACCTCCAAATCCTCGTCATGTCCCAGGGCATCGCGTGGATCGAAAAGAATGTCAAGGCGGTTGAGCGCGAACTGCATGCTTGCTTTTATGCCACACAGGGCGCTTTGCTGCCACAACCGACCGCGGCTGCTCGCGACACTGTATCGTATTTCCTTACGCACAACCTCCGTACACGGTGCCGTACAGAGCACCTTGTTATCGCTACCATGGACGACTATATTGCAAACGCCGCGTCGGATCTCGTGCTCCTTGCATTGTGGGATCTCGTGCGCGGgacgcgtgcgccgctgccgctgtatgcctttgcgcgcgacgatcgGATCACGGGCATGTTTCTggacgccgtgcgcgatcCCACAACCCGTCCGCATGGGCCGGCAGggcatgccgcgctgcgcttcgcggaagcgcaagacgcgcatctgcgccgGCACAGTGCCACGGAGCGGTTTCAGCTGCTGGAGAAGATATGTAGGCAAGGCGCAGGGTCGTGGGAGGCGGGGGAGGTGCTAGTATAG
- the TIM22 gene encoding Mitochondrial import inner membrane translocase subunit tim22 (TransMembrane:2 (o48-71i210-229o); COG:U; EggNog:ENOG503P30H), which translates to MPMVAPVYLPGQEPLPPGMSESDRAQMKEMAKYGRWTGMAMESCIGKMVLSGVLGFGLGAFFSLMSASFAIDDPVRQATEDRLALERAKRLEEEAVSSGKAAKPAANMATAAPGSATGSAAKVPGSSLKPTLPPVPPLPEVNTMQSTKKFFVQTGKSMYSSGKGFGKVGAIYSGIECCIEGYRARSDIWNPVVAGFLSGGILARHSGPRAMFAGGMAFAAFSGAIDLFLHRSTPDED; encoded by the coding sequence ATGCCCATGGTGGCCCCGGTATATTTGCCGGGGCAGGAGCCACTCCCCCCCGGCATGTCAGAGAGTGACCGTGCGCAGATGAAAGAGATGGCCAAGTACGGCCGCTGGACTGGCATGGCGATGGAATCGTGTATTGGAAAGATGGTGCTCTCGGGTGTTCTTGGCTTTGGACTCGGTGCCTTTTTCAGTCTGATGAGCGCATCGTTTGCTATTGACGATCCGGTGCGTCAGGCAACCGAGGACAGGCTAGCGCTAGagcgtgcaaagcgccTCGAAGAGGAGGCAGTAAGTAGCGGCAAGGCGGCCAAGCCCGCCGCTAACATGGccactgcagcgcctggaaGCGCGACGGGATCCGCTGCGAAAGTGCCTGGCTCTAGCTTGAAGCCAACACTGCCGCcggtgccgccgctgcccgaAGTCAACACGATGCAGAGCACCAAGAAATTTTTTGTACAGACGGGCAAGAGCATGTacagcagcggcaaagGGTTTGGAAAGGTCGGTGCAATCTACTCTGGCATCGAATGCTGCATTGAAGGGTATCGCGCACGGAGCGATATCTGGAACCCCGTCGTCGCGGGCTTCCTTTCGGGCGgcattcttgcgcggcattcAGGCCCGCGGGCCATGTTTGCCGGCGGAATGGCATTTGCCGCGTTCAGCGGCGCGATCGATCTCTTTTTGCATCGCTCAACGCCCGACGAAGACTAG